A stretch of the Psychroserpens sp. Hel_I_66 genome encodes the following:
- a CDS encoding ABC transporter ATP-binding protein: MIQIKDLHKSYHMGSNSLHVLKGINFDVKEGELVSIMGSSGSGKSTLLNILGMLDEADEGQYILDNVPIKNLNEKIAAKYRNEFLGFIFQSFNLINYKSALDNVSMPLYYKGVKRKERTERAMHYLEKVGLDKWSHHLPSELSGGQKQRVAIARALASDPKVLLADEPTGALDTKTSYEVMDLIQGINDEGKTILVVTHEHDIAQMTKRIVNLKDGLIIDDSKVEQVRASQHV, encoded by the coding sequence ATGATTCAAATTAAGGATTTACATAAGTCTTATCACATGGGAAGCAACTCGCTTCACGTTCTAAAAGGTATAAATTTTGATGTAAAAGAGGGGGAATTAGTCTCTATAATGGGTTCTTCGGGATCTGGAAAATCTACTCTTCTTAATATTTTAGGAATGCTGGATGAAGCAGACGAAGGTCAGTATATACTTGATAATGTGCCTATCAAAAATCTAAACGAAAAAATAGCTGCAAAATATAGAAATGAATTTCTCGGGTTTATTTTTCAATCTTTTAACCTTATCAATTACAAATCTGCACTAGATAACGTATCAATGCCATTGTACTACAAAGGTGTTAAGCGAAAAGAACGTACCGAAAGAGCAATGCATTATCTCGAGAAAGTAGGTTTAGATAAATGGTCACATCATTTACCGAGTGAATTATCTGGTGGGCAAAAACAACGTGTAGCAATAGCACGAGCACTAGCAAGTGATCCAAAAGTATTATTAGCAGATGAGCCTACAGGCGCACTGGATACCAAAACATCTTACGAAGTTATGGATCTTATTCAAGGTATTAATGATGAGGGAAAAACAATTTTAGTCGTTACACACGAGCACGATATCGCACAAATGACCAAACGTATTGTCAACCTAAAAGATGGATTGATAATTGACGATAGTAAAGTAGAACAGGTTAGAGCGTCACAACATGTTTGA
- a CDS encoding DUF420 domain-containing protein, giving the protein MNTRETISAEKKYNKWIVILAIVVPILVAILSRVKLQDFGIEVEPLSFLPPIYALINGLTAVILIIAFIAIKNKKIVLHENLMTTAIGCSGVFLIMYVAYHMTSDSTEFGGEGAVKYVYYFILLTHILLSIIIIPFVLITYVRAITNNFERHKKIARITFPLWLYVAVTGVIVYLMISPYYV; this is encoded by the coding sequence ATGAATACTCGCGAAACAATTTCTGCAGAAAAAAAATATAATAAATGGATAGTCATTTTGGCAATTGTAGTACCTATTCTCGTTGCGATTTTGTCAAGAGTAAAATTACAAGATTTTGGTATTGAGGTAGAGCCCTTATCGTTTTTGCCTCCAATATATGCATTGATAAATGGATTGACTGCTGTTATTTTAATTATTGCATTTATTGCAATAAAAAACAAAAAAATAGTACTTCATGAGAATTTAATGACCACTGCGATTGGCTGTTCGGGAGTTTTTCTAATCATGTATGTTGCTTATCATATGACGAGTGACTCCACAGAGTTTGGTGGAGAAGGTGCTGTGAAATATGTATACTATTTTATTCTTTTGACGCATATCCTATTATCAATTATTATCATTCCTTTTGTTTTGATTACCTATGTAAGAGCAATTACCAATAATTTTGAGCGTCATAAAAAAATCGCAAGAATCACATTTCCGCTTTGGCTGTACGTTGCTGTAACGGGTGTTATAGTGTATTTAATGATTTCACCTTATTACGTATAA
- a CDS encoding SCO family protein: MSTKKTNYSYIGIAFILLVFGIIFIPKIVDRIKGNDITRDESRSKNVSTTADGFVSDLMFLEINGEPKKVPPFSFLDQNGDTITNQDYAGKVYVVEFFFTTCPTICPRMNRNLVQIQNTFSEFEDFGVASFTINPEYDTQEVLKTYADNYGIKNPNWHLMTGDQKAIYALANVGFNIYAGENPDVDGGFEHSGNFALIDKNGFMRSRQDNFGNPKIFYKGIISEEEKMDEDGETEEISMLKEDIAKLLKED, translated from the coding sequence ATGAGCACTAAAAAAACAAACTATTCTTACATAGGTATTGCTTTTATTCTTTTAGTCTTCGGAATTATTTTTATTCCTAAAATAGTAGATAGAATAAAAGGTAATGATATCACAAGAGATGAGAGCAGATCAAAAAATGTTTCAACAACTGCAGATGGTTTTGTTTCAGATTTGATGTTTTTAGAAATAAATGGAGAGCCAAAAAAAGTACCGCCATTCTCATTCTTAGACCAAAATGGTGATACTATAACCAACCAAGATTATGCAGGTAAAGTCTATGTTGTCGAGTTTTTCTTCACCACATGCCCTACAATTTGTCCAAGAATGAACCGCAATCTAGTACAGATTCAAAACACATTTTCAGAATTTGAGGATTTTGGTGTCGCATCTTTCACAATTAATCCAGAGTATGATACGCAAGAAGTCCTTAAAACATATGCAGATAACTACGGAATCAAAAATCCTAATTGGCATTTAATGACAGGAGACCAAAAAGCAATCTATGCTTTGGCAAATGTTGGTTTTAACATTTATGCAGGAGAAAACCCAGATGTTGATGGTGGTTTTGAGCACTCCGGAAATTTTGCGCTTATTGATAAAAACGGATTTATGCGCTCCAGACAAGATAACTTCGGAAACCCTAAAATCTTCTACAAAGGCATCATAAGCGAAGAAGAAAAAATGGATGAGGATGGCGAAACCGAAGAAATAAGCATGCTTAAAGAAGATATTGCCAAACTATTAAAAGAAGATTAA
- a CDS encoding cytochrome C oxidase subunit IV family protein: MAHEHKLEIFRGTLKFKSNTQKIWGVLIFLTLVTAVEVVLGIYKPEFLMHNWMTPFEGGFFATLGNILLSPFIYMKPLNLIFIFLTIVKAYYITWDFMHMRDETSALRRMVVWTGVFLICYLIFILLQEGGYIESVYSNGYIKRDF, from the coding sequence ATGGCACACGAGCATAAATTAGAAATATTTAGAGGAACTTTAAAGTTTAAATCTAACACCCAAAAAATTTGGGGTGTTTTAATTTTCTTGACACTTGTAACAGCAGTAGAAGTTGTTCTTGGTATTTATAAGCCAGAATTCTTAATGCATAACTGGATGACCCCTTTTGAAGGTGGCTTTTTTGCAACACTTGGTAACATTTTATTGTCACCATTCATATATATGAAACCATTAAACTTGATATTTATCTTTTTAACAATTGTTAAGGCATATTATATCACTTGGGATTTCATGCACATGAGAGATGAAACTAGTGCCTTAAGACGCATGGTAGTTTGGACAGGCGTATTCTTGATCTGTTATTTGATTTTTATCTTATTACAAGAAGGAGGTTATATAGAAAGCGTATATTCTAATGGTTATATAAAAAGAGATTTTTAA
- a CDS encoding cytochrome c oxidase subunit 3, giving the protein MDTTVANTGTEGKVWGGGRAPLQSSYGKMMMWFFIVSDALTFSGFLAAYGFSRFKYIGSWPIADEVFTHVPFFHGNYPMIYVAFMTFVLIMSSVTMVLAVDAGHHMNKTKVTWYMFLTIIGGLIFVGSQAWEWGTFIKGDYGAVQTQGGNILQFVDKDGHRVAVSDIALHGESERVAHENKNGLWFVDEGTLPEFTVDEVYNGLIANPDVVIRTQIINEEGEKTVLSREESLSKLKKEGRLVVHGANLKVNEYGTSLFADFFFFITGFHGFHVFSGVVINIIIFFNVILGTYERRGSYEMVEKVGLYWHFVDLVWVFVFTFFYLV; this is encoded by the coding sequence ATGGATACTACAGTAGCAAATACTGGAACAGAGGGCAAAGTTTGGGGTGGCGGAAGAGCTCCACTTCAATCAAGTTATGGCAAAATGATGATGTGGTTCTTTATCGTGTCTGATGCCTTAACGTTTTCTGGATTTTTAGCAGCTTATGGCTTTTCAAGATTTAAATATATTGGGTCTTGGCCAATAGCAGATGAGGTGTTTACACACGTACCGTTTTTTCATGGGAATTATCCAATGATTTATGTTGCGTTTATGACATTCGTACTTATTATGTCTTCTGTAACTATGGTTTTGGCTGTAGATGCAGGTCATCATATGAATAAAACAAAAGTAACTTGGTATATGTTCTTGACCATTATTGGTGGTTTGATATTCGTTGGCTCTCAAGCTTGGGAATGGGGAACATTCATTAAAGGAGATTATGGAGCAGTACAAACTCAAGGAGGTAATATTCTTCAGTTTGTTGATAAAGACGGTCATAGAGTTGCAGTTAGTGATATTGCGTTACACGGGGAAAGTGAACGTGTAGCACATGAGAATAAAAACGGACTTTGGTTTGTAGATGAAGGAACACTTCCAGAATTCACTGTTGACGAAGTATATAATGGTTTAATCGCAAACCCAGATGTTGTTATAAGAACCCAAATAATTAACGAAGAAGGAGAAAAGACAGTATTGTCTAGAGAAGAATCTTTAAGCAAACTTAAAAAAGAAGGTAGATTGGTAGTTCATGGTGCTAACTTAAAAGTTAACGAATATGGAACTTCGCTATTTGCAGATTTCTTCTTCTTTATAACTGGTTTTCACGGTTTTCACGTATTCTCTGGAGTTGTAATTAATATTATTATTTTCTTCAATGTAATTCTTGGTACTTATGAAAGACGAGGAAGCTACGAAATGGTTGAAAAAGTTGGATTATATTGGCACTTTGTCGATTTAGTATGGGTATTTGTATTTACATTCTTCTACCTAGTATAA
- a CDS encoding heme-copper oxidase subunit III, which translates to MDLTEGTLKEKTNRAKSMMLWFGIGSLIMSFAGLTSAVLVSRKREDWMHDFEMPSAFFISCALILVSSLTFILAKRALKKNKRSLTTAMLLTTFGLGVAFILSQFEGFKQIVDSGYYLTGETSNVTMSFIYVIAAVHILHVVAGLLSLLVVIYNHFKQKYSPTEMLGMELSATFWHFVDILWLFLFLFLTYLV; encoded by the coding sequence ATGGATTTAACAGAAGGAACATTAAAAGAAAAAACCAATAGAGCTAAGAGCATGATGCTTTGGTTTGGGATTGGTTCTCTCATCATGTCTTTTGCTGGGTTGACCAGTGCGGTTTTGGTGAGTAGAAAACGCGAAGATTGGATGCATGATTTTGAAATGCCAAGTGCTTTCTTTATTAGTTGTGCATTGATTCTTGTAAGTAGTTTAACTTTCATTTTAGCTAAAAGAGCATTAAAAAAGAACAAGAGGAGTTTAACGACAGCAATGTTGCTTACAACTTTTGGCTTAGGTGTCGCTTTTATTTTGAGCCAGTTTGAAGGTTTTAAACAAATTGTAGATTCTGGGTATTATTTAACAGGAGAGACGTCTAATGTAACAATGAGTTTTATTTATGTTATTGCTGCAGTTCATATTTTGCATGTAGTAGCTGGTCTTTTGTCTTTATTGGTCGTAATTTATAATCATTTTAAACAAAAATATTCACCAACAGAAATGCTTGGTATGGAACTCTCTGCTACCTTTTGGCATTTTGTAGATATACTGTGGTTATTCTTGTTTTTATTTTTGACATATTTGGTTTAA